In Anaerobacillus isosaccharinicus, one genomic interval encodes:
- the lpdA gene encoding dihydrolipoyl dehydrogenase translates to MVVGDFAVEVETLVIGAGPGGYVAAIRAAQLGQKVTIVEKENLGGVCLNVGCIPSKALIAAGHKYHDATNSEDMGITVGNVSLDFSKVQKWKSSVVNKLTGGVEALLKGNKVDIVRGEAFFVDENTVRIMDEKSSQTYKFNNCIIATGSRPIELPAFKWSKRVISSTGALALEEVPKKMIVIGGGYIGVELGSAYANLGTELTILEGGKQVLPGFEKQMSQLVTKRLKNNGAEIFTNALAQGVEETANGVKVTAEIKGETKTFEADYVLVTVGRRPNTEELGLEQAGIEMTDRGLVKVDKQCKTSVNGIFAIGDIVDGPALAHKASYEGKVAAEVISGHPAEVDYLAIPAVVFSGPELASVGLTEAEAKEAGYEVIVSKFPFAANGRALSLNETDGFMKMVTRKEDGLVLGVQIAGLNASDMISEACVAIEAGMTAEDIAMTIHAHPSLGEITMETAEVAIGMPIHIVK, encoded by the coding sequence ATGGTAGTAGGAGATTTTGCGGTAGAAGTAGAAACACTCGTTATTGGGGCAGGTCCTGGTGGTTATGTTGCTGCTATTCGTGCAGCTCAGCTTGGTCAAAAGGTAACGATCGTTGAAAAAGAAAATTTAGGTGGGGTTTGCTTAAATGTAGGTTGTATTCCATCAAAAGCTTTAATTGCAGCTGGTCATAAATATCACGATGCTACAAATTCTGAAGATATGGGAATTACTGTAGGAAATGTTTCGTTAGACTTTTCAAAAGTACAAAAATGGAAATCTTCAGTTGTAAATAAACTTACTGGTGGTGTTGAAGCCTTATTAAAGGGTAATAAGGTGGATATAGTTAGAGGTGAAGCTTTCTTTGTTGATGAGAATACTGTACGTATTATGGACGAAAAATCATCGCAAACGTATAAATTTAACAATTGTATTATCGCTACAGGCTCTAGACCAATTGAATTACCAGCTTTTAAATGGAGCAAGCGTGTTATCTCTTCAACAGGTGCATTAGCGCTAGAAGAAGTTCCGAAAAAGATGATTGTAATTGGTGGCGGTTATATTGGTGTCGAGTTAGGTTCTGCCTATGCTAACCTTGGAACAGAATTGACAATTTTAGAAGGTGGAAAACAAGTATTACCAGGTTTTGAAAAGCAAATGAGTCAATTGGTAACAAAACGACTGAAGAATAATGGGGCAGAAATTTTTACAAATGCATTGGCGCAAGGTGTAGAAGAAACTGCTAATGGTGTTAAAGTTACTGCTGAAATAAAAGGTGAAACAAAAACGTTTGAGGCGGATTATGTTTTAGTAACTGTAGGACGTCGACCGAATACTGAAGAACTAGGATTAGAGCAAGCTGGCATCGAAATGACAGACCGAGGCTTAGTGAAAGTCGATAAGCAGTGTAAAACAAGTGTTAATGGCATCTTTGCTATTGGGGATATCGTAGATGGACCAGCACTTGCTCATAAAGCTTCCTATGAAGGTAAAGTTGCGGCAGAAGTGATCTCTGGTCATCCTGCTGAAGTAGACTATCTAGCTATTCCTGCAGTAGTTTTCTCAGGTCCTGAACTTGCTTCTGTGGGCTTAACTGAAGCGGAAGCAAAAGAAGCAGGTTATGAGGTTATCGTTTCTAAGTTCCCGTTTGCAGCTAATGGCCGTGCTTTATCACTAAATGAAACAGACGGATTCATGAAGATGGTAACGCGTAAAGAAGATGGATTAGTTCTTGGTGTTCAAATTGCTGGCTTAAATGCTTCTGACATGATTTCTGAAGCTTGTGTAGCGATTGAAGCGGGTATGACAGCTGAAGATATAGCAATGACAATTCATGCTCATCCATCATTAGGTGAGATTACGATGGAAACAGCAGAAGTAGCAATCGGAATGCCGATCCATATTGTAAAATAA
- a CDS encoding FUSC family protein — translation MNPFKFVGRRILKTGIAVFITALVCIKLDLPVIFAVITAIVTTEPTAADSLKRGIIRLPAAAIGAGFALILDLLLGQGAITFALVSMLTILFCHHLKLDNVTLVATLTAVAMIPGSNESLISEFVLRLSGTSLGIIISTFVNFAVLPPKFGPLLVRKVNELYRDTATHLDDLICTIVKEKEYSITVTMRNLHQELDKAFQLCDYQESEWQYRKSNEIEERSFQFLQKKLNQLQKIIFHVGNLSHINLAKELSYDEKKLVLSSVKFIKNLCKNIFHTNKNKINYTHEQLYDLLKEEIQSNSTYSQKGAFLHELLAILECLSILQKATMEEQLFSENNKNYPAYIFANQIQYD, via the coding sequence ATGAACCCATTTAAATTTGTTGGACGTAGAATATTAAAAACTGGTATCGCAGTATTCATCACAGCGTTAGTATGTATCAAATTAGATTTACCAGTGATTTTTGCCGTTATTACCGCGATCGTTACAACTGAACCTACTGCTGCGGATTCCTTAAAGAGAGGAATTATCCGTTTACCAGCAGCAGCAATTGGCGCTGGATTTGCATTGATTTTAGATTTACTTCTCGGTCAAGGTGCCATTACCTTCGCTCTCGTTAGTATGTTAACAATTTTGTTCTGTCACCACTTAAAATTAGATAATGTTACTTTAGTAGCAACTCTTACAGCAGTTGCAATGATCCCCGGATCTAATGAAAGTTTAATTAGCGAATTTGTTTTACGATTATCAGGAACTTCGTTAGGAATTATAATATCTACTTTTGTTAACTTTGCAGTGTTGCCTCCAAAATTCGGACCATTACTCGTCCGAAAAGTTAACGAGCTCTATAGAGATACCGCAACTCATCTAGACGATTTAATTTGTACAATAGTTAAAGAGAAAGAGTACTCAATTACAGTTACAATGAGAAATCTGCACCAAGAATTAGATAAAGCATTTCAGTTATGTGATTATCAAGAATCTGAGTGGCAATACCGAAAAAGTAATGAGATAGAGGAAAGATCGTTCCAATTTTTACAAAAAAAGTTGAATCAACTACAAAAAATTATTTTTCACGTTGGTAATTTAAGTCATATTAATTTAGCTAAAGAACTTTCTTACGACGAAAAAAAACTTGTACTGTCTTCGGTTAAATTTATTAAAAACCTTTGCAAAAACATATTTCATACTAACAAAAATAAGATCAACTACACCCATGAACAACTTTACGATCTACTCAAAGAAGAAATTCAATCTAATTCAACGTATAGTCAAAAAGGGGCATTCCTTCATGAGCTTCTTGCCATACTTGAGTGTTTATCTATATTACAAAAAGCTACAATGGAGGAACAACTTTTCTCTGAAAATAATAAAAATTACCCAGCTTATATTTTTGCAAATCAAATTCAATATGATTAG
- a CDS encoding polysaccharide deacetylase family protein: MKKIFLLILFISIIYVLVGCSGETERQIEMEEEATVIETEAAKETVVIEEDEKVSVIEDELKEQVEPSSLYVLNSDHTVSPVDETVNEKVVLLTIDDAPNRYSVEMANLLKEKDINAIFFVNGHFINNDAGKEKLKTIYDLGFEIGNHTMNHPNLRNLPEEKQRQEIIELNNLIEEITGERPRFFRAPFGVNTDVSRQVVEEESMQWMNWTYGYDFEKGYMEKEALAEIMVNTNLLRPGANLLMHDHPWTLEALPLIISGLEQKGYGFVDPKTIE; encoded by the coding sequence ATGAAAAAAATATTCTTACTAATTTTGTTTATTTCTATTATTTACGTATTAGTTGGTTGTTCCGGTGAAACTGAACGACAAATAGAAATGGAGGAAGAAGCCACTGTCATCGAAACAGAAGCTGCCAAAGAAACAGTTGTTATTGAAGAAGATGAAAAGGTAAGTGTAATTGAAGATGAATTAAAAGAACAAGTTGAGCCGTCTTCTCTCTATGTATTGAACAGTGATCACACAGTAAGTCCTGTTGATGAGACAGTTAATGAAAAAGTTGTTCTCTTAACAATTGATGACGCGCCAAATCGCTATTCGGTTGAAATGGCCAACTTATTAAAAGAAAAAGACATTAACGCGATCTTTTTTGTAAATGGGCATTTTATAAATAATGATGCAGGAAAAGAAAAGTTAAAAACAATCTATGACCTAGGATTCGAAATTGGAAATCATACGATGAACCACCCGAACTTAAGGAATTTACCAGAAGAAAAGCAACGACAAGAAATCATTGAGTTAAATAATTTAATTGAAGAAATAACAGGGGAAAGACCTCGTTTTTTTAGGGCGCCATTTGGCGTAAACACAGACGTATCACGTCAAGTAGTCGAAGAAGAGTCTATGCAGTGGATGAATTGGACATATGGATATGATTTTGAAAAGGGATATATGGAAAAAGAGGCACTTGCAGAAATAATGGTAAATACAAACTTGCTACGACCTGGTGCTAACCTACTAATGCATGATCACCCATGGACGCTTGAGGCGCTACCGTTAATTATTTCAGGATTAGAACAAAAAGGCTATGGATTTGTGGATCCGAAAACGATTGAGTGA
- a CDS encoding M23 family metallopeptidase yields the protein MKQPIIVLIFLLILSACGKSDGTRQQERNNTKKEDHQIIIEEQEPLFQEIALKSINEKQVFLVSDLIEKIDGKYEYDKLHRSLIMEINNQIYKLVSGIPVIEQSGIYLPIDNVELIVDEDGIYLPVDFLEKALGANAEVVNESIVFHWAKDVVTTSRDLQESNFNEEMTVEEMIDYLSFLQSPIEDAQVSTIKNHLPGARRAYRNGFHEGIDWYPYASGQHISTVTPVYAMAQGIVVRADHDYNEYPSPEERNKDLALTAELGETPLYIFDRLRGRQVWVQYEKGIMIRFAHLDAIAEDLHVGKKVSESTIIGYVGNSGTSGAVNNDGTQLHLHKDILIYGELFWKPFTLEEIKTIVEEVFS from the coding sequence ATGAAACAACCTATTATAGTACTTATTTTTTTATTAATTCTATCAGCATGTGGGAAAAGCGATGGAACAAGACAACAAGAGAGAAATAATACAAAAAAAGAAGATCATCAAATCATTATTGAAGAACAAGAGCCATTATTTCAAGAAATCGCTCTAAAGTCTATTAATGAGAAACAAGTCTTTTTAGTCAGTGACCTAATTGAAAAGATTGATGGAAAATATGAATACGATAAATTGCATCGATCTTTAATAATGGAAATAAATAACCAGATATATAAGCTTGTTTCTGGAATTCCGGTAATTGAACAGTCAGGGATATATTTGCCTATTGATAATGTGGAGTTAATTGTCGATGAGGATGGTATTTATTTACCAGTGGATTTTCTTGAAAAGGCTTTAGGAGCTAATGCTGAGGTTGTGAATGAAAGTATCGTTTTTCATTGGGCAAAAGATGTTGTGACGACGAGTCGCGATCTTCAAGAAAGTAATTTTAATGAAGAAATGACAGTAGAAGAAATGATCGATTACTTATCATTTCTCCAAAGTCCAATCGAGGATGCCCAAGTAAGCACGATAAAAAACCACCTTCCAGGAGCGAGGCGAGCTTACCGAAATGGGTTTCACGAGGGAATTGATTGGTACCCATATGCATCGGGTCAACATATATCTACCGTTACCCCTGTTTATGCAATGGCCCAAGGGATTGTCGTGAGGGCGGATCATGATTATAATGAGTACCCTTCTCCTGAAGAGAGAAATAAAGATTTAGCTCTTACTGCAGAACTAGGAGAAACACCTCTGTATATTTTTGACCGACTGCGCGGTAGACAAGTTTGGGTACAGTATGAAAAAGGGATCATGATTCGTTTTGCACACCTTGATGCAATTGCAGAAGATTTGCATGTGGGCAAGAAGGTGTCAGAATCGACAATTATTGGTTATGTTGGAAATTCGGGTACAAGTGGAGCTGTAAATAATGATGGTACACAATTACATCTTCATAAAGACATTCTAATTTATGGGGAATTGTTCTGGAAGCCGTTTACACTTGAAGAGATTAAAACAATTGTCGAGGAAGTATTTAGTTAA
- a CDS encoding GAF domain-containing protein: protein MNKSDMLDELRLEVGMIADRVSTCQEFYLGIINTIGKHLPHHFGVAMYRCHNGFFCYLSGHGTISEKNTIKYGDGMFSICSIRGKVTIHRELDKISAYAPIYDGQHLIGIFLAECQDIHYEVTDEDLIFLQEITRYIEVKRKQLSNASIDNFEH from the coding sequence GTGAATAAGTCAGATATGCTTGATGAACTTAGACTTGAAGTAGGGATGATTGCAGATCGAGTTTCGACATGTCAGGAATTTTATTTAGGAATTATTAATACAATTGGTAAGCACCTTCCTCACCATTTTGGAGTAGCAATGTATCGATGTCATAATGGTTTTTTTTGTTATTTGAGTGGTCATGGTACAATTTCTGAAAAAAACACGATTAAATATGGAGATGGGATGTTTAGTATTTGTAGTATAAGGGGTAAAGTAACAATACACCGGGAATTGGATAAAATAAGTGCATATGCGCCAATTTATGATGGACAGCACTTAATTGGCATCTTCTTAGCTGAATGCCAAGATATTCATTATGAGGTTACTGATGAAGATCTTATATTTCTTCAAGAAATAACAAGATATATTGAGGTAAAAAGAAAACAGTTATCTAATGCTTCAATTGATAATTTCGAGCATTAA
- a CDS encoding DUF3055 domain-containing protein — translation MNLFERLYDEQEDVKVQFIGFTTESARYDFGIVYTNMFFGKPLVVCMQTGRSTLLCAEEAENWEHVKKVFQIKCDNEAQDLSLFFEQKLPTMSFESQY, via the coding sequence ATGAACTTGTTTGAGAGACTTTATGATGAGCAGGAAGATGTAAAGGTACAATTTATTGGGTTTACTACTGAGAGTGCGCGATATGATTTTGGGATTGTTTACACAAATATGTTCTTTGGAAAGCCTCTTGTGGTCTGTATGCAAACTGGTCGTTCAACGTTACTTTGTGCTGAAGAAGCGGAGAATTGGGAACATGTAAAAAAGGTATTCCAAATCAAATGTGATAATGAAGCACAGGATCTCTCACTATTTTTCGAACAAAAATTACCAACAATGAGCTTTGAATCTCAATATTAA
- a CDS encoding DDE-type integrase/transposase/recombinase encodes MLPQIITYLLTFINYQEQVIRTLLTLLIGKSMFDKPTEAPVNKPYRKLQVDDLPIIEVPKKLDFQVLLTEHLESKGKPLKPVQRRSNSTPVPSSMKCPTCGAPAEYLYANNGAKGQYQCKVCSCLFSEKNRYLKEAILKCPHCSKTLEKVKERKDFHVYKCKNDACSYYQQKRNAMTQKEKNRFKEDPQAFKLRYIYRQFHIDFQPLAKHSPKRPRVDLSRIYVSPHTLGLILTYHVNYGLSARKTAALMKDVHGVSISHQSILNYENSVALWLKPYIDHYPYELSDQFCGDETYIRVNGRWHYLFFFFDAVKKVILSYPVSPNRDTATAIKAIDEVLLKLRKIPENLTFVVDGNPIYLLAQHFYAQHQIPFEVIQVIGLTNEDEVSKEYRPLKQIIERLNRTFKGNYRSTHGFGSEHGSVSFVTLFVAYFNFLRPHSALEGKVPVTIPELEKLPNMPARWTTLIGLAQDWISKQTA; translated from the coding sequence TTGTTACCTCAAATTATAACCTATTTACTTACCTTTATAAACTACCAAGAACAAGTAATTCGAACGCTCCTTACCCTTTTAATCGGGAAGAGCATGTTTGATAAACCGACTGAGGCTCCAGTTAATAAACCTTATCGCAAGCTTCAAGTTGATGATCTACCGATCATTGAAGTTCCAAAAAAACTAGATTTTCAAGTTTTATTAACCGAGCATCTTGAGTCTAAAGGTAAACCTCTCAAACCAGTACAAAGACGGTCGAATTCAACACCCGTTCCTTCATCAATGAAATGTCCTACGTGTGGTGCTCCAGCTGAGTATTTATATGCGAACAATGGAGCGAAAGGACAATATCAATGTAAGGTGTGTTCGTGCCTTTTCAGTGAGAAAAATCGTTATCTCAAGGAAGCAATCCTGAAATGCCCTCACTGTTCAAAAACACTCGAAAAAGTGAAAGAAAGAAAAGACTTCCATGTGTACAAGTGTAAAAACGACGCTTGTTCTTATTACCAACAGAAACGTAATGCGATGACTCAAAAAGAGAAAAATCGGTTCAAAGAAGATCCTCAAGCCTTTAAACTTCGCTATATTTACCGCCAGTTTCACATTGATTTTCAACCATTAGCGAAGCATTCACCAAAGAGACCGAGAGTTGATCTATCAAGAATTTATGTGTCTCCACATACGCTTGGACTGATTTTGACTTATCACGTCAATTATGGACTTTCAGCCCGTAAAACAGCAGCGTTGATGAAAGATGTACACGGTGTTTCAATTTCTCATCAAAGCATTTTAAACTACGAAAACAGTGTGGCATTGTGGTTGAAACCGTATATTGATCACTATCCTTACGAACTCTCAGATCAATTTTGTGGTGACGAAACATACATCCGCGTAAATGGCCGTTGGCATTACCTGTTTTTCTTTTTTGATGCCGTGAAGAAAGTCATTCTCTCTTATCCTGTGTCACCTAATCGAGATACAGCTACAGCTATTAAAGCGATAGACGAAGTGTTGTTAAAGCTTAGGAAAATCCCAGAAAACCTAACTTTCGTTGTCGATGGCAATCCCATTTACTTATTAGCACAACACTTTTATGCCCAGCACCAAATCCCGTTTGAGGTCATTCAGGTAATTGGCTTAACGAACGAAGACGAGGTGTCAAAAGAATATCGACCTCTCAAACAAATTATCGAGCGGCTAAATCGTACCTTTAAAGGAAACTATCGATCCACTCATGGTTTCGGTTCAGAACATGGTTCTGTTTCTTTTGTGACCTTGTTCGTTGCTTACTTTAACTTTTTAAGACCACATTCAGCTTTGGAAGGAAAAGTACCAGTAACAATTCCTGAGTTAGAGAAGCTTCCAAACATGCCTGCTAGATGGACAACTCTTATTGGTCTTGCCCAGGATTGGATAAGTAAGCAAACTGCCTAA
- a CDS encoding GapA-binding peptide SR1P, with protein sequence MGVIVCQTCGTVIEHFEAEKVSTLYGTCCEGCKDKQSKK encoded by the coding sequence ATGGGTGTTATTGTTTGTCAAACTTGTGGTACGGTAATCGAGCATTTTGAGGCTGAAAAGGTTTCTACATTATATGGAACATGCTGTGAAGGCTGTAAGGATAAGCAATCTAAGAAATAA
- a CDS encoding aminotransferase class I/II-fold pyridoxal phosphate-dependent enzyme: protein MSQQKTPLFTGLVEHAKKNPVQFHIPGHKKGTGMDPEFRNFIGDNALSIDLINIGPLDDLHHPHGIIKEAQHLAAEAFGADHTFFSVQGTSGAIMTMIMSVCGPGDKIIVPRNVHKSIMSAIIFSGATPIFIHPVIDPTLGISHGITTGAVEKALKAHPDAKGVLVINPTYFGISANLEKIVEIVHSYGIPVLVDEAHGVHIHFHDELPMSAMQAGADLAATSVHKLGGSMTQSSVLNVKGNLVSPQRIQSIISMLTTTSTSYLLLASLDVARKQLATKGHELIDRTIKLANETRKSINNIEGYYCVGPEILGTKATYDFDPTKMIISVKDLGITGYEVEVWLREHYNIEVELSDLYNILCIVSIGDNSTTTGILIEALKELASKHMAKGQLQERKAVAVHVPDIPTLALSPRDAFYSETEVIPFRESAGRIIAEFVMVYPPGIPIFIPGEIITEENIDYIEENIEAGLPVQGPEDETFKNIRVIKEHKAFS, encoded by the coding sequence ATGTCCCAACAAAAAACTCCGTTATTTACTGGATTAGTTGAGCATGCAAAAAAAAATCCAGTTCAGTTTCATATTCCTGGTCATAAAAAAGGAACCGGTATGGATCCTGAGTTTCGTAATTTTATAGGAGATAACGCGTTATCAATAGACTTAATTAACATTGGACCTTTAGATGACCTTCATCATCCACATGGAATTATTAAAGAAGCGCAACATTTAGCAGCGGAAGCTTTCGGTGCTGATCATACATTCTTTTCTGTCCAAGGCACTAGTGGTGCTATTATGACCATGATTATGAGTGTTTGTGGCCCCGGCGACAAGATTATCGTGCCTAGAAACGTGCACAAATCAATTATGTCAGCAATCATTTTTTCTGGTGCTACACCTATATTCATTCACCCTGTAATTGACCCTACTTTAGGTATTTCTCACGGCATTACAACTGGAGCAGTTGAAAAAGCGTTAAAAGCTCATCCCGATGCAAAAGGGGTTTTAGTAATTAATCCTACGTACTTTGGAATTTCAGCTAACTTGGAAAAAATCGTAGAAATCGTCCACAGTTATGGAATTCCAGTTCTTGTTGATGAAGCTCACGGTGTTCATATTCATTTCCATGATGAACTGCCAATGTCTGCAATGCAAGCTGGAGCCGACTTAGCAGCAACTAGTGTGCATAAACTTGGTGGTTCTATGACACAAAGTTCGGTATTAAATGTGAAAGGAAATCTCGTATCACCACAGCGCATCCAGTCTATCATTAGTATGTTGACTACAACCTCTACATCTTATCTACTTTTAGCGTCTCTTGACGTCGCTAGAAAGCAATTAGCAACAAAAGGACATGAACTTATTGATCGGACGATTAAATTAGCCAATGAAACTAGAAAAAGCATTAATAATATTGAAGGATATTATTGTGTTGGTCCTGAAATCTTAGGAACAAAAGCAACGTACGATTTTGATCCAACAAAAATGATCATTTCAGTCAAAGATTTAGGGATCACCGGATATGAAGTTGAGGTTTGGTTGAGAGAACATTACAATATCGAAGTGGAACTTTCAGATCTTTATAACATTCTTTGTATTGTTTCAATCGGTGACAATAGCACAACTACAGGTATACTTATTGAAGCACTAAAAGAATTAGCTAGTAAGCATATGGCAAAAGGACAGCTACAGGAAAGAAAGGCAGTAGCAGTTCATGTTCCTGATATTCCAACACTAGCCCTATCTCCGCGTGATGCTTTTTACTCTGAAACAGAAGTTATCCCTTTTAGAGAATCAGCTGGACGAATTATTGCTGAATTCGTAATGGTCTATCCACCTGGTATTCCAATTTTTATCCCTGGAGAAATTATTACTGAGGAAAACATTGACTATATCGAGGAAAATATTGAAGCAGGATTACCAGTCCAAGGTCCAGAAGATGAAACATTTAAAAACATTCGCGTTATTAAAGAACACAAAGCATTTAGTTAA
- a CDS encoding UPF0223 family protein, whose product MNINIPISLDWTKEEVIDVVQFFHGVEKAYETGIERAEMLMLYRRFKVIIPSKSEEKQLFKQFDNDSNYSCYNVVKEALNKDAVKSKIKLG is encoded by the coding sequence ATGAATATTAACATTCCTATATCACTTGATTGGACAAAAGAAGAAGTAATTGATGTGGTTCAGTTTTTTCATGGGGTCGAAAAAGCTTATGAAACTGGGATTGAAAGAGCGGAGATGCTAATGTTATATCGACGATTTAAAGTAATTATCCCGAGTAAGAGTGAAGAAAAGCAGCTTTTTAAGCAGTTTGATAATGATTCAAACTATAGTTGCTATAACGTCGTAAAGGAAGCCCTAAATAAAGATGCGGTAAAAAGCAAGATTAAGCTTGGCTAG
- a CDS encoding YktB family protein, whose amino-acid sequence MFSGFTKSDFETFSYEGLEERMEAIQERIQPKFKQIGEILCDDLSAVSGNEMYLHIAKHARRTVNPPKDTWLAVCHDKRGYKKHPHFQVGLFDDHVFIWFALIYEVPNKKQIAENFLNHLDEVYETIPKDFVISLDHMKKDAFHVNELDKSQLENMLIRFRDVKKAEFLIGRHIDATNPILTNGNQFMDLAKNTMERLIPLYKKSF is encoded by the coding sequence ATGTTTTCTGGATTTACGAAAAGTGATTTTGAAACCTTCTCCTATGAAGGATTAGAGGAACGGATGGAAGCAATTCAAGAAAGGATACAACCTAAGTTTAAACAAATTGGCGAAATACTTTGTGATGATCTTTCTGCAGTAAGTGGTAATGAGATGTATTTACATATTGCAAAACACGCCCGCAGAACGGTTAATCCGCCTAAAGATACTTGGTTAGCAGTTTGTCATGATAAGCGCGGCTATAAAAAACATCCCCATTTTCAGGTAGGGCTATTTGATGATCATGTTTTCATCTGGTTTGCACTCATTTATGAGGTGCCAAATAAAAAACAAATTGCAGAAAACTTTTTAAACCATTTAGATGAAGTTTATGAAACAATTCCAAAAGATTTTGTTATTTCTTTAGATCATATGAAGAAGGACGCTTTTCATGTTAACGAGCTAGACAAGTCTCAATTAGAAAACATGCTTATTCGTTTTCGTGACGTAAAAAAAGCTGAGTTTCTTATTGGTCGCCACATTGATGCAACAAACCCTATATTAACAAATGGAAACCAATTTATGGATCTAGCAAAAAATACGATGGAAAGATTAATCCCCTTGTATAAGAAGTCATTTTAA
- a CDS encoding inositol monophosphatase family protein, whose amino-acid sequence MSNNDWHFIANKAKSLVNEAAQQIKKSLKNERIVEYKSNPNDLVTEMDKQIESFFDEEIKKEFPSHLILGEEGAGKEISTLDGTVWIIDPIDGTTNFVHQQRHFAISVGIYEDGVGKVGIIFDVMADELFMAVAGEGAFLNGVKLPSLNEAIVKEALIAVNSGWIIKDERLISLVRDCRGTRAYGAAAIEMASVCANRTDAYISLNLSPWDFAAGAILIKELGGKITTVEGNELNLLKPSSICVAKPGLYEQLQSHYFNRK is encoded by the coding sequence ATGAGCAATAATGATTGGCATTTTATTGCAAATAAAGCAAAAAGTTTAGTTAATGAAGCAGCTCAACAAATAAAAAAATCATTGAAAAATGAGCGGATTGTCGAGTATAAATCAAACCCTAATGATCTGGTAACAGAAATGGATAAGCAGATAGAATCTTTTTTTGATGAGGAAATCAAAAAAGAGTTTCCAAGTCATTTAATTCTAGGTGAAGAAGGGGCAGGGAAAGAGATAAGTACACTTGATGGGACTGTGTGGATTATTGATCCAATTGATGGTACAACCAATTTTGTACATCAACAACGCCACTTTGCCATTTCTGTTGGTATTTATGAAGATGGTGTAGGTAAGGTTGGAATTATCTTTGATGTAATGGCAGATGAGTTGTTTATGGCAGTTGCTGGAGAAGGGGCTTTTTTAAATGGGGTGAAATTACCTAGTTTAAATGAAGCAATTGTGAAAGAGGCATTGATTGCCGTAAATTCAGGATGGATCATTAAAGATGAGCGGTTAATATCCCTGGTTAGAGATTGTCGAGGAACTCGCGCTTATGGAGCTGCGGCAATTGAAATGGCTTCTGTTTGTGCCAATCGTACTGATGCGTATATAAGTCTAAATTTATCTCCATGGGATTTTGCTGCTGGTGCTATCCTTATAAAAGAATTAGGCGGCAAAATTACAACGGTTGAAGGAAATGAACTTAACTTACTTAAGCCTAGTTCGATTTGTGTTGCGAAACCAGGATTGTACGAGCAATTACAAAGCCATTATTTTAATCGAAAATAA
- a CDS encoding DUF5325 family protein — MKKEQLTFLLLAFVTTFSIVGVGISISLGSILVFSLSILAATICCGVGFSLRKKLASDK; from the coding sequence GTGAAAAAAGAACAATTAACCTTTTTATTATTAGCTTTCGTTACAACTTTCTCTATCGTTGGGGTAGGGATTTCCATATCTTTAGGGAGTATACTTGTTTTTAGTTTATCCATTTTAGCAGCTACAATTTGCTGTGGGGTAGGTTTCTCATTAAGGAAAAAACTAGCTTCGGATAAGTAA